CGTTCGGCCAATGAGGGTACGGCGTGGGCAGCGGCGAGCTCCCCAGCGACCAATGGGTGCACGGGGTGGGGCGGGGCGGGGCAACAGGCATCCGGCCAATAGAGGCGCGGAGTGGGGCGGGGCTGGTAGAATCAGCTAATCGGGGCGCCGGGGCGGGGCTTTCCGAGCCCGAGCCCGAGCCCGAACCGGAGCCGGAGCTGAAGCTGGAGCGAGGTTGGTCGGTTTGGACCTGCGGGCAGAGGCCCCCCTGGGTAGCGGCGGGAGTCTTGGGATCTCCGTGTGGTGTGGCCTTTGCCTCGGGTCTGTCGCCGCTTTCCTGGACTTAGGGGGCTGGGTCAGAGGTCAGTTGGGGAACGCAGAGCCTCCTAACCTCTGACCCCCCCCTTCCGGAAGCCGGCCCGAGGAGGCTGGAACTGGGCTGAActggagtgggagggagggagggaggcgcGCTGGCTGGGGGTCCCCTAATCCTAATCCCTCCGGGCTAGGGGGGGATGCCCCTTGGTCTCCCGTCCTGACCCCGGGGCCACGGAGCGTTCTCTTCCTCCCAGCCCCCCCTGAGCTGGGGCACTCCTGAAAGGGGCCCCTCCCAGGCTGGGGTGCCTGACCCTGGCCCTGCCTTCCCCAGGTCGGCCGGGGATGCCCTGCTCCGGCCCCCATGGAGCTGAAGGTGTGGGTAGATGGAGTCCAGCGTGTGGTCTGTGGGGTTTCCGAGCAGACCACTTGCCAGGAGGTGGTCATTGCCCTGGCCCAAGCCCTAGGTGAGCAGGGCAGCGCCTGCGGGCCGGCAGTGGGGAGGAACAGAGGGCACGAGGGCCGCCGCCTCCCCaacacctccccctccccctccccagggcAGACCGGGCGCTACGTGCTCATCCAGAGGCTCCGAGACAAGGAGCGGCAGATGCTGCCCCAGGAATGCCCGCTGGGAGCCCAGGCCACATGCGGACAGTTTGCCAGTGACGTTCAGTTTGTCTTGCGGCGGACAGGGCCCAGCCTGGCCGAGCGGCCCCCGTCAGACCCCTGCCTTCCCCCGAGGCCCCggcccccacccccccaccaccCTCCTGTGGGGTCCCCTTGCCCCGAAGGCTGCccagtgggggtgggaggggagctGTGGGGCCTGGAGCTCCTGATTCAGAGCAATGAGGCCGAGCTGGGGCAGGAGGGCTTCTGGGAGGAGGAGCTCCAGCGGGAGCTGGCGCACGAGCTGGCGCAGCAGGGCCACAGGCAGCAGCTGCAGGCAGCCACCGAGGAGTGCGCCCGGCATCTTCGGGAGCTGGACGCCCAGGCCCGAGCCCTGGAGGAGGAGATCAGCTGGTgccggcggcggcggcagcagcagcagcaggtgcCGAGCCCCGGGAGACCTCAGGATGAGCTTGCGGCTGCCCGGCTCCACCAGGACCTCCAGGCCCAGGCCCTGCAGAGCCAGAGGCTGGAGAGCAGCCTGGCCAGCGTGGGCCGGGCCCTGGCTGAGGCCGAGCAGAGCCTGCAGGTGAGGCTGGCCCCACTGCCCGGGCAGGGCCCCAGCGGCCTAGGGCAGGCGCTCCCTTCACGCTCCCCTGTCCCCGTGCAGGCCCAGGCCCAGGAGGTGCTGGAGCTGAACAAAGAGCTTCGCCAGTGCAACCTGCAACAGTTTATCCAGCAGGCAGGGACTGCACTGCCCCCCCGGCTCCAGGGCTCCGACCCCAGCCCGGTCTCCCCGGGCCTGCAGCAGGTGAGAGAGCCTCCGGCTGCTCTGTGTTCCCTGCAGGGCCCTCCGACCTCTCCAACAAGCTCGTCGCACGCTTTGCCGAGATGTCCAGCCTGAGCCTCCGAGGACGTGTAAGTCTGGCTGCCTCTGCTGCTCGAGGAAGAGGGCAGGGAAGA
This DNA window, taken from Monodelphis domestica isolate mMonDom1 chromosome 6, mMonDom1.pri, whole genome shotgun sequence, encodes the following:
- the RASSF7 gene encoding ras association domain-containing protein 7 isoform X3, translating into MELKVWVDGVQRVVCGVSEQTTCQEVVIALAQALGQTGRYVLIQRLRDKERQMLPQECPLGAQATCGQFASDVQFVLRRTGPSLAERPPSDPCLPPRPRPPPPHHPPVGSPCPEGCPVGVGGELWGLELLIQSNEAELGQEGFWEEELQRELAHELAQQGHRQQLQAATEECARHLRELDAQARALEEEISWCRRRRQQQQQVPSPGRPQDELAAARLHQDLQAQALQSQRLESSLASVGRALAEAEQSLQGPPTSPTSSSHALPRCPA
- the RASSF7 gene encoding ras association domain-containing protein 7 isoform X2 — encoded protein: MELKVWVDGVQRVVCGVSEQTTCQEVVIALAQALGQTGRYVLIQRLRDKERQMLPQECPLGAQATCGQFASDVQFVLRRTGPSLAERPPSDPCLPPRPRPPPPHHPPVGSPCPEGCPVGVGGELWGLELLIQSNEAELGQEGFWEEELQRELAHELAQQGHRQQLQAATEECARHLRELDAQARALEEEISWCRRRRQQQQQVPSPGRPQDELAAARLHQDLQAQALQSQRLESSLASVGRALAEAEQSLQAQAQEVLELNKELRQCNLQQFIQQAGTALPPRLQGSDPSPVSPGLQQVREPPAALCSLQGPPTSPTSSSHALPRCPA
- the RASSF7 gene encoding ras association domain-containing protein 7 isoform X1 yields the protein MELKVWVDGVQRVVCGVSEQTTCQEVVIALAQALGQTGRYVLIQRLRDKERQMLPQECPLGAQATCGQFASDVQFVLRRTGPSLAERPPSDPCLPPRPRPPPPHHPPVGSPCPEGCPVGVGGELWGLELLIQSNEAELGQEGFWEEELQRELAHELAQQGHRQQLQAATEECARHLRELDAQARALEEEISWCRRRRQQQQQVPSPGRPQDELAAARLHQDLQAQALQSQRLESSLASVGRALAEAEQSLQVRLAPLPGQGPSGLGQALPSRSPVPVQAQAQEVLELNKELRQCNLQQFIQQAGTALPPRLQGSDPSPVSPGLQQVREPPAALCSLQGPPTSPTSSSHALPRCPA